The region TCGCAGATCTGATTATCTGTTAAAGATTACTGAGTTTCAGATTTATTTGGAATTTAATTCTATGTATAAAAAGATTATATTTGATTAAAATTATTGAGAAATTTTAAATGCTAAAATCAAGAGTTTATTATTCTTTCGTTTTAGTCCTTTATTTTGTATTGGTATCCTGTTCAGCATCAACCGGAAGCCGGTATGAAAATGAAAACAATAGGGTTAATAATGACAAACATAAAAGTACTACTCAAAAAGATGAAGAAAAATTAAACGAAGATTTTGATATAACGCCTTATAAAACGAAAATCACAATCGCTGAGAAGAAAACTACTGAATCTGTTTCTGATGAAATTTGGTTTACATATAAGTCAAACTCTAACGAAGCAAAGAAAAAAACTATTGTTGGAAGCGCAGATGGTTTCAGAGTTTTGATTTTAATTACTGATGATATTGATGAAGCGAATCAAGTACGTTCAGAAATATATTTTAGTAATAAATCCGAAGAAGTTTATATTGATTTTGAACCGCCTTTTTATAAAGTAAAAATGGGCGATTTCGATTCTGAGCGAAACGCAAATGAACTTAGATTCAAGTTAAATCAGCAAGGTTATCTTGAAGCAAAAGTAATAAAAGATAAGATAAATAAGTTTGAATAATGAGGAAGCTGCTAACAGGTTTTGCACAAATAATTACCTGTAATACAAACGGCAATAATTGTAAACGGGGTAATTACCTTTCCGATATTACTGCTCTTGAAAATCACTCTATAATTATTGAAGATGAAATAATTAAAGACATCATACCGGATTCTTCAATAGGTAATATAAAAGCAGAACAAAACTTAAATTTCAAAGGCAGAACTATTCTGCCAGGTTTAATTGATTGTCATACACATACAGCATTTGCCGGTTCACGGGCAAAAGAATTTAAGGAAAAGATAGCGGGTGTACACTATGAGGAAATTGCAAAACGCGGCGGTGGAATTTTAACAACTGTAAATGCAGTTAGAAGTTCATCATTTAAGGATTTAATTGAACTGATTAAACCAAGAGTTCAGGAATTTATTGCACAAGGTGTTACTACACTTGAAATTAAGAGCGGTTATGGATTGGATTTTGAGAATGAAATTAAATTACTTCATGCTATTAATTTTCTTGATGAAATCTTTCCGATAGATATCGTACCTACTTTTTTAGGTGCTCATACTTTTCCATCTGATTTTAAAGATAATCATAAAGGATATGTTGATCTGATTATTGATAAGATGATTCCGCATATAGCAAAAAATAATCTTGCAGAATTTTGTGATGGATTTTGTGAAGCAACAGCATTTAATTCCGAAGAAATTGATCAGATATTTACTTCTGCTGAAAAATCGGGATTAAAACTTAAACTGCATACTGAGCAGTTTAATAATGTAGGTGGTTTAGATATAGCCATTAAACATAATGCTGTAAGCGTAGATCATCTTGAGGTAATTGCTGAAAAGGATTTAAGTAGATTTGCGGATTCTGAAACAGTTGCAGTTTTATTGCCGGGTGTTTCTTTGTTTCTTGATTATGATTTTGCACCTGCGAGAAAATTGATTGAAAACAATGCTATTGTTGCTTTGGCGACTGACTATAATCCCGGCTCATCTCATATTCTTAACCTGCATTTAATTATGAGTCTGGCTTCTATAAAAATGAAAATGAAAATGGAAGAAGTAATCAATGCTGTTACAATTAATGCGGCAAAGGCACTTAATAGGGAAAATGCAATCGGCAGTATTGAGCTGGATAAGAATGCTGATTTTGCAGTGTTTGATGTTGAAGATTATTCAGAAATTATATACAATGCCGGAAGAAATCTGGTTACTCATACAATTAAAAACGGCGAAATAATTTTTCAAAGATAATTAGCAGCTAAGACACTTTTACTAAAACTCAATGTTATAATCATTCACACTCCATCTTGGTCTAAGATTTAAAGTATCGGTAATAACTTTAAACTCTTCCGAAAACTCAAATGGCTCAGGGTAACCTTTAGAATAATTATTACTGCTGTCTTTATCAGAATACACCCATAAAGTATAGATACCGGGATTAATCCTTTCGAAAGAATAAACAGATGTATTGTCAGGGATTGCAGTAAAAATTATTTTCTCATCTTTTAAGTTTTGTAAAATTATTTTAACATTTTCTTTCTTAGTGTTTATTTTACCTGAAAGACCTGTAAACTCAATTCCTGTTATCGTTGAAAACTTCAATGTAAAAACCGAATCTTTTTTATTTCCAGCAGCATCATAAAATCCTGAAAGATTAAGCGTAACTAAGTAATCAGTGTCCGGTTTAAGATCTTTTTCCGGTTTGATTTTCAAAATAGCGTTATCAATAAAAGTGCAGTTAAATGAAAGATTGTTTTTTAGAGTATCAGAAAACTGTATAAGATTTTTAACATCTTTATTTGAAATAGCATCATCAAAGTGAATAAATATTTCAGGATTTTTAAAATCAGTTGTATTCCCCTTACCAGGCAAAGTATTGATAATTTGGGGTGAATTGGTATCCGGTCTTTCAGAAATAATCAACTCATTCATTTCATTCTCAAATCTATTACCTGATGCATCAGTTAAAAACCTTCCTCTAAGATAGTACAAGTTTTCTTTTATAAGCTGATGATTAAATACAAGAACAAGTTCGGTTTTCTTTGATTTGTTTAAATAAGAAAATTCTACTGAAATAATTTGATTTAAAGTCGAATCAATAATAGAATAATTCTCCGGTGTATATGTAACAGAATCACATTCTTCACTTAAAGTAATTAAAATATGATTTCTATCAGTCATAACAATATTGTGAATACGGGGTTTAACAGTATCAATTTTAGTAAGAAAAAAATCTAAGCCAGCAAATGATGAATCACTATTTAACAATGGGATATCAATAAACGGCATTCCTATCAAATCCTGATCAGCCTGATAAAGAAGATCACGAAACTGATCTTTTACTGCAAACACTCTATATTCAGCTTCTGCCAAGCCTTTAAGTTGATAATCACCTTTAGATCCAACCTGTGAAATATAATCAGGTTTTCGTGAAAGATATTTTGTAGTATCATCTTTAAATCTATAAGCATAAATCAAAGTGCCGCCGGCATCTTTACCATATACTTTTCCGCTAATTACTCTTTTATCAATCTTATTGCTTTTAGAAAATGTAATTGAAAAAGCATCAGCCATTCTGTTTTTATTATTTACATCAACTACATCGGTTCCGATTGTAACAACATAAGTTACACCGTCTTTTAGTCCTTCTGGAAAATAAACCTCAACTGATTTCCCGCTCCAGTTAATTTCTGGTTCCTTATCCAAAGCTGGTGAAATAAATAAAGCTTCTTTAAATGTCCTTTTATCAACATATTCAGAAAATTCAAATTCTATATAATCATCATCAAAGTTGATGGCTTCATTTTCAGGATACGTAAAAACTATTTCAGGTGGAATTAAATCAATCTCTCCTCCGCCTGGGGGAAGCTGATTAGCACAGCTAACTAAAAATAAAAACGATAAAGAAAATAATATTGTTCTCATTTGTTGTTTTTCTCTCTGACAATTTTCCGGTACTCAGCAACATATTTTAAATGTTCAGAATAAGTTTTTGCAAATTTATGTGCGCCATTTCCATCAGCTACAAAATACAAATAATTATTCTTTTCGGGATAAAGTGCAGCAAGAATTGCATCAGCGCCCGGGTTGTTAATCGGACCGGGAGGTAAACCTGAATATTTATAAGTGTTATAAGGCGATTCAATTTTCAAATCAGTATAAGTTAATCTTCTCCATCCACCGGTCAGCAAGTACTGGATAGTTGGATCTGCCTGAAGACGCATACCGATCCTAAGTCTGTTATGATAAACACCTGATATTATCGGCATCTCATCAGGCTGATTTGTTTCTCCTTTAATGATGGAAGCGAGTGTTAAAACCTCGTGAACTGTAAATCCGATTTGTGATGCTCTTTTTTGTAATGAGTCATTAAAAAAATCTGTAAATGCTTTGTAAAATATTTTTATCGCTTCTTCGGGTGAAGAGTTTTCGTAAATCTTATAAGTTTTAGAAAATAAATATCCTTCAAGCGTGTTAACATTTAGCCCAAGTGATTTTATGAACTCTTTATCATTTGCAAGATTTACAAATGCTGCCGAATCAATTTTAACATCTCTTTTCACTTTAGCACCAAGCCATTTAAGCGTTTGTCCATCATTTATACGGATAGATCGCAAATAATCTGCTGGACCATTAACAAACAAATCAAGCAGATCCAAGTAACTAAGATCATTTGGAATCTTAAATCTTGCAGCTTTTATTTTTGTTTCTGCGCCATAAATAAATGCAGCCAATTTAAAATTAAATTTACCCGGGATTATTCCTTCGTTATAAAGTCTATCTGTTACATTTGAAAAAGTTTCACCTTCTTTAATTTCAAAAGTAAAAGGTGCACTTTTATCAAAGTGATTTGGGGTAAAAAAAGTATAATAACCTGCACCAAGTATTGCTAAAAAAACAGAAATAATCATTACCCATTGAAACTTGTTGAATATGTCGGATAGTTTTACAGACAAATACTTTATTATTGATTTTTTAGAGTGAATAAATTATTAAGTGGTAATATAAAATAGTTAATTGAGAATAATAGCCCATAGTTCTGTATGTAATCATCTTTATTTAAACTTGAAACTTTAATCCAATACCTAAAATAAAACTTAGAACTTTTGCGATTACATTATTAAAAAATGATTTTCACTCAAAGCAGGAAATGTTTTACAAGAAAGCGTATCTCTAACTCCATTTTCAAAAAGTGATTTTCCTCTGAATGCTATCATTGCAGCATTATCACCACAAAATTGTAAATCGGGAACAACTAAAATCTTTTTGTACTTCTCGGCAATTTTTGTCATTTCGGATTTTAAATGAGAGTTTGCCGCAACTCCGCCTACAACTGAAATTGATTTAACTTCATATTGTTCAAGCGCACGCTTAACATTTCTGGTTAAAGCATTAACCGCAGCAGATTGAAAACAAGCAGCGATATCATTTTTATTCTGTTCACTCAATCTCTCAACACCGCCCTGCGATTGTATATAACGAAGCACTGCAGTTTTTAATCCGCTGAAAGAGAAGTTTAATTTTTGTTTAAGATCAGAAACCGGAAAGTTAATTTTGTCAGCATCACCAAACTTTGCAGCATTTTGTATCTTCGGTCCGCCGGGATAACCCAAACCGAGCAGCTTAGCTACTTTATCAAAAGCTTCGCCAACTGCATCATCAACGGTATTGCCAAGCTTATATATTTCAGTAAAACCTTTTACCAAAAGCAAAAGTGTATGCCCGCCTGAAACAACAAGACACAGAAATGGAAACTCAGGTTTTTGAGGCATTAAAAACCCTGAGAAAATATGTCCTTCAATATGATTAACACCTATGAATGGTTTATTCATTCCAAGTGCAAGACCTTTTGCATAAGTTAGTCCAACTAATAAAGCACCAATTAAACCGGGTCCTGCAGTTGCAGCAATTAAATCAACATCAATTAAATCTATTCCGGATTTTTTTAAAGCATCCTTAACTAGCGGATTAACAATTTGCAGATGTGCACGGCTGGATAGTTCAGGTACAACACCGCCATAATTTTTATGAAAATCCTGAGAAGAGATCAGGTTTGCAGAAAGTATATCATCTTTTATTACAGCTACTGAAGTTTCATCACAAGAACTTTCAATACCGAGAACAATCATCTTTTACCGAAAGTTAAAAAGCTCTTGGCTATATGACCAGCAACTGATGGATTTTCTTTTAAGCGTCTTACTGAGTATGCATACCAATCTTTACCAAATGGTACATAAATTCTAATTTTATAACCATCATTGTTTATCTTGTCGCGTAAATCTTCTCTTACACCAAGCAGCATTTGGAATTCAAACTTATCTTTAGAAATATTTTTTTCTTTGATTCGCTTATATGCTTCATCAATAAGGTATTTGTCGTGAGTAGCAATACCTACATAATTTCCATCCTTAAACATTGCATCAAGAAGCTTTAAATAATTATTTCTAACTTCTTGTTTATCCTTATAAGCAATTGAAGCCGACTCAACATAAATTCCTTTACAAAGTCTGTAATTAGTTCCAATTTTATTTAATGTAATAACATCATCATAAGACCGGCGCATATACGATTGAATAACAACACCAACATTTTTATAATCCTGATAAATACGCTTATAAACATTGATTGTCTTATCTGTATATGGAGAATCTTCCATATCAATACGCACAAAGTTCTTAATCTCAGCTGCTTTTTTAACAATTTCAAAGATCTGCTGGTAAGCAAATTCTTCATCGATTGCCAGACCCATTTGTGTTGGTTTGATTGACAGATTAGCTTTTAACTTATTTTGTTCGATAGCTTCTAAAACTTCAATAGCTTCATTTTTACAACGGATTGCTTCTTCTTTATTAGAGACTGATTCGCCAAGTACATCCATTGTTGCGTAAATACCTATTGAATTTAATTTTTTTACATAATCAACAGCAGCTTGAAGTGTAACACCAGCGATATATTTTTTAGAAAAGAATCCAACAACCGGTTTAGGCATCAGTTGTACAATT is a window of Ignavibacterium sp. DNA encoding:
- the hutI gene encoding imidazolonepropionase → MRKLLTGFAQIITCNTNGNNCKRGNYLSDITALENHSIIIEDEIIKDIIPDSSIGNIKAEQNLNFKGRTILPGLIDCHTHTAFAGSRAKEFKEKIAGVHYEEIAKRGGGILTTVNAVRSSSFKDLIELIKPRVQEFIAQGVTTLEIKSGYGLDFENEIKLLHAINFLDEIFPIDIVPTFLGAHTFPSDFKDNHKGYVDLIIDKMIPHIAKNNLAEFCDGFCEATAFNSEEIDQIFTSAEKSGLKLKLHTEQFNNVGGLDIAIKHNAVSVDHLEVIAEKDLSRFADSETVAVLLPGVSLFLDYDFAPARKLIENNAIVALATDYNPGSSHILNLHLIMSLASIKMKMKMEEVINAVTINAAKALNRENAIGSIELDKNADFAVFDVEDYSEIIYNAGRNLVTHTIKNGEIIFQR
- a CDS encoding Ig-like domain-containing protein; this translates as MRTILFSLSFLFLVSCANQLPPGGGEIDLIPPEIVFTYPENEAINFDDDYIEFEFSEYVDKRTFKEALFISPALDKEPEINWSGKSVEVYFPEGLKDGVTYVVTIGTDVVDVNNKNRMADAFSITFSKSNKIDKRVISGKVYGKDAGGTLIYAYRFKDDTTKYLSRKPDYISQVGSKGDYQLKGLAEAEYRVFAVKDQFRDLLYQADQDLIGMPFIDIPLLNSDSSFAGLDFFLTKIDTVKPRIHNIVMTDRNHILITLSEECDSVTYTPENYSIIDSTLNQIISVEFSYLNKSKKTELVLVFNHQLIKENLYYLRGRFLTDASGNRFENEMNELIISERPDTNSPQIINTLPGKGNTTDFKNPEIFIHFDDAISNKDVKNLIQFSDTLKNNLSFNCTFIDNAILKIKPEKDLKPDTDYLVTLNLSGFYDAAGNKKDSVFTLKFSTITGIEFTGLSGKINTKKENVKIILQNLKDEKIIFTAIPDNTSVYSFERINPGIYTLWVYSDKDSSNNYSKGYPEPFEFSEEFKVITDTLNLRPRWSVNDYNIEF
- the mltG gene encoding endolytic transglycosylase MltG — translated: MIISVFLAILGAGYYTFFTPNHFDKSAPFTFEIKEGETFSNVTDRLYNEGIIPGKFNFKLAAFIYGAETKIKAARFKIPNDLSYLDLLDLFVNGPADYLRSIRINDGQTLKWLGAKVKRDVKIDSAAFVNLANDKEFIKSLGLNVNTLEGYLFSKTYKIYENSSPEEAIKIFYKAFTDFFNDSLQKRASQIGFTVHEVLTLASIIKGETNQPDEMPIISGVYHNRLRIGMRLQADPTIQYLLTGGWRRLTYTDLKIESPYNTYKYSGLPPGPINNPGADAILAALYPEKNNYLYFVADGNGAHKFAKTYSEHLKYVAEYRKIVREKNNK
- the tsaD gene encoding tRNA (adenosine(37)-N6)-threonylcarbamoyltransferase complex transferase subunit TsaD, whose product is MIVLGIESSCDETSVAVIKDDILSANLISSQDFHKNYGGVVPELSSRAHLQIVNPLVKDALKKSGIDLIDVDLIAATAGPGLIGALLVGLTYAKGLALGMNKPFIGVNHIEGHIFSGFLMPQKPEFPFLCLVVSGGHTLLLLVKGFTEIYKLGNTVDDAVGEAFDKVAKLLGLGYPGGPKIQNAAKFGDADKINFPVSDLKQKLNFSFSGLKTAVLRYIQSQGGVERLSEQNKNDIAACFQSAAVNALTRNVKRALEQYEVKSISVVGGVAANSHLKSEMTKIAEKYKKILVVPDLQFCGDNAAMIAFRGKSLFENGVRDTLSCKTFPALSENHFLIM
- a CDS encoding proline dehydrogenase family protein — translated: MEAINHLIVKIVQLMPKPVVGFFSKKYIAGVTLQAAVDYVKKLNSIGIYATMDVLGESVSNKEEAIRCKNEAIEVLEAIEQNKLKANLSIKPTQMGLAIDEEFAYQQIFEIVKKAAEIKNFVRIDMEDSPYTDKTINVYKRIYQDYKNVGVVIQSYMRRSYDDVITLNKIGTNYRLCKGIYVESASIAYKDKQEVRNNYLKLLDAMFKDGNYVGIATHDKYLIDEAYKRIKEKNISKDKFEFQMLLGVREDLRDKINNDGYKIRIYVPFGKDWYAYSVRRLKENPSVAGHIAKSFLTFGKR